One genomic segment of Pyruvatibacter mobilis includes these proteins:
- the sufB gene encoding Fe-S cluster assembly protein SufB, with protein sequence MAAVQETVRDVENIGQGDKYKYGFYTDIESEKAPKGLNEDTVRFISAKKGEPEWMLEWRLEAFRRWLEMEEPDWAKVNYPKIDYQDAYYYSAPKSQADKPKSLDEVDPELLKTYEKLGIPLNEQKMLAGVAVDAVFDSVSVVTTFKEKLAEAGVIFCPISEALHSHPELVKEYLGSVVPVTDNYFAALNAAVFSDGSFVYIPKGVRCPMELSTYFRINERDTGQFERTLIIADEGSYVSYLEGCTAPQRDEHQLHAAVVELVTHKDAEIKYSTVQNWYPGDENGKGGIFNFVTKRGDCRGDNSKISWTQVETGSAITWKYPSCILRGDNSSGEFYSIAISNGAQQVDSGTKMIHLGKNTKSRIISKGISAGKSSNAYRGLVSVYPSAENARNFTQCDSLLIGDRCSAHTVPYIESRNPSAVLEHEATTSKLSEDQLFYCQARGLPEEEAVALLVNGFCREVLQQLPMEFAVEAQKLVGISLEGSVG encoded by the coding sequence ATGGCAGCGGTTCAGGAAACAGTGCGCGACGTCGAGAATATCGGCCAGGGCGACAAGTACAAATATGGTTTCTACACGGACATTGAATCCGAGAAGGCTCCCAAGGGCCTGAACGAGGATACGGTCCGTTTCATCTCCGCCAAGAAGGGCGAGCCCGAATGGATGCTGGAATGGCGTCTTGAGGCCTTCCGCCGTTGGCTGGAGATGGAAGAACCCGATTGGGCCAAGGTCAATTACCCGAAGATCGACTATCAGGACGCGTATTACTATTCAGCGCCCAAGAGCCAGGCCGACAAGCCCAAGAGCCTGGACGAAGTCGATCCGGAATTGCTGAAGACCTATGAGAAGCTGGGCATCCCGCTCAACGAGCAGAAGATGCTGGCCGGCGTCGCGGTGGATGCCGTGTTCGACAGCGTGTCTGTCGTCACCACCTTCAAGGAAAAGCTGGCGGAAGCCGGCGTCATCTTCTGCCCCATCTCCGAGGCGCTGCACTCGCACCCGGAGCTGGTGAAGGAATATCTCGGCAGCGTTGTGCCGGTGACGGATAATTACTTCGCAGCCCTCAACGCCGCGGTGTTCTCGGACGGATCGTTCGTCTACATCCCCAAGGGCGTCCGCTGCCCCATGGAGCTGTCGACCTACTTCCGCATCAATGAGCGTGACACGGGCCAGTTCGAGCGCACACTGATCATCGCGGATGAGGGCTCCTATGTGAGCTACCTCGAAGGCTGCACCGCGCCCCAGCGGGATGAGCATCAGCTCCACGCCGCTGTCGTTGAGCTCGTCACCCACAAGGATGCCGAGATCAAATATTCGACAGTGCAGAACTGGTATCCCGGCGATGAGAACGGCAAGGGCGGCATCTTCAATTTCGTCACCAAGCGTGGTGATTGCCGCGGCGACAATTCGAAGATCTCGTGGACCCAGGTCGAGACCGGCTCCGCCATCACCTGGAAATATCCAAGCTGCATCCTGCGCGGCGATAATTCGTCGGGCGAATTCTACTCGATCGCCATTTCCAATGGCGCGCAGCAGGTCGATTCCGGCACTAAGATGATCCATCTGGGCAAAAACACGAAGAGCCGCATCATCTCCAAGGGCATTTCGGCGGGCAAGTCGTCCAATGCCTATCGCGGCCTCGTCAGCGTCTATCCGTCTGCGGAGAATGCGCGCAACTTCACCCAGTGCGACAGCCTGCTGATCGGCGACCGCTGCTCGGCGCATACGGTGCCCTATATCGAAAGCCGCAACCCGTCAGCCGTGCTGGAGCACGAGGCGACTACCTCCAAGCTGTCGGAAGATCAGCTTTTCTACTGCCAGGCCCGCGGCCTGCCGGAGGAGGAAGCCGTGGCGCTGCTCGTCAACGGGTTCTGCCGCGAAGTGCTGCAGCAGCTGCCAATGGAATTCGCCGTCGAAGCGCAGAAGCTCGTCGGCATCTCCCTTGAAGGCAGTGTGGGGTAA